A genome region from Anaerolineales bacterium includes the following:
- a CDS encoding UvrD-helicase domain-containing protein: MTAYLTDLKGRQLEAATSRGRDLVVTAGAGTGKTRTLVARYLSLLDEGLSPRQILAITFTEKAAREMRNRVRSAVRLEIDAEADPVRAAFWSNLEAGLDAARIGTIHSFCAEVLRSHPAEAGVDPQFEVADEANAAFLQQQAVETALALATQEHDLAPLFASFSPLSIADLIAFLLRRRLDVGDVLQGGAAPERARQMVAAALASFLDSQPVQTAIAELRQLESSGRLEADASDKLANQVRALLAEFGQAEAHLAQGNPIAAGAALFTIRRQHTRLNIGKKDSRAKDAVRRIRDVYEDRLEPWLGGGKTDDAPPDEAVEQRFAEDLQRVIAVHGLAAQFYRRSLDEKSTLDFDDLEANTVRLLGLPQVRQAWQAEMSAVLVDEFQDTNERQRAIVEAICGASPGRLFVVGDAR, from the coding sequence TCGTCGCCCGCTACCTCTCCCTGCTCGACGAGGGGCTATCGCCGCGCCAGATCCTGGCCATCACCTTCACCGAGAAAGCGGCCCGCGAGATGCGCAACCGCGTCCGTAGCGCCGTCCGCCTGGAGATCGATGCCGAGGCTGATCCTGTCCGGGCTGCGTTCTGGTCCAACCTGGAAGCCGGACTGGACGCGGCCCGCATCGGCACGATCCACAGCTTCTGCGCCGAGGTGCTGCGGTCTCACCCGGCCGAGGCCGGCGTGGATCCCCAGTTTGAGGTTGCCGATGAGGCGAATGCCGCCTTCCTGCAGCAGCAGGCAGTGGAGACGGCGCTTGCCCTGGCCACGCAGGAGCATGACCTGGCGCCCCTGTTCGCCTCCTTCAGTCCGCTCTCCATCGCCGATCTCATCGCCTTCCTGCTGCGCCGGCGGCTGGACGTGGGTGATGTGCTGCAGGGTGGGGCGGCGCCGGAGCGGGCCAGGCAGATGGTTGCAGCCGCTCTCGCCTCGTTCCTTGACAGCCAGCCGGTCCAGACGGCCATCGCTGAGCTGCGCCAGCTGGAATCCTCAGGCAGGCTTGAAGCCGACGCCAGCGATAAGCTGGCCAACCAGGTGCGAGCTCTCCTGGCCGAGTTCGGGCAGGCCGAAGCCCACCTCGCACAGGGCAATCCCATCGCCGCCGGTGCTGCGCTCTTCACCATTCGCCGCCAGCATACGCGCTTGAACATCGGGAAGAAGGACAGCCGGGCCAAGGACGCCGTGCGCCGCATCCGTGACGTCTATGAAGATCGCCTCGAGCCCTGGCTTGGCGGCGGGAAAACGGACGACGCTCCACCGGATGAAGCCGTTGAACAGCGCTTCGCCGAGGACCTCCAGCGCGTCATTGCCGTCCACGGCCTCGCTGCCCAGTTCTACCGCCGCAGCCTCGACGAGAAGAGCACGCTTGACTTCGACGACCTTGAAGCCAACACCGTGCGCCTGCTCGGCCTCCCGCAGGTCCGCCAAGCCTGGCAAGCCGAAATGTCCGCTGTCCTGGTCGACGAGTTCCAGGACACGAATGAACGCCAGCGGGCGATCGTCGAGGCGATCTGCGGCGCGTCCCCCGGCCGCCTCTTTGTTGTCGGAGACGCCCG